In the Solirubrobacterales bacterium genome, ATTGGCTCCGAATCGGTCTGCTCCCACGCGTTCACAAGCGCGCGGGAAACTGTGATCAGCGCCGAAGCGCGACCCGCGGTGAACGCCGCAGCGAGGTCTTCGACCTTTCCGCCTTGAGCGCCAACCCCAGGAATCAGAAATACCGCGTGCGGCATCGCTGCGCGCAGGCGGGTGATGTGAGCGGGCTCGGTCGCGCCAACAACTGCGCCCAAAGATGAAAGTCCCGCTTCGCCGACCATCGGCGCGCCGACGCGATCGACAAGCGCGGCCAGGCGGTCACTGACCGTGTCGCCGTCGCCCTGCTCGATCTTCAAGTCTTCGATGTCTGCGGCGCCGGGATTCGAAGTTCGCACGAGCGCAAACACTCCAGCGCCGTGCTGCCAGGCCGACTGGGCGAGCGGCTCGAGCGAGTCGCCTCCCATCAGCGGGTTGACGGTCGCCACATCCGCGCCGAGCCCGGGCACGTCACCCCACGGGGTTGGCGTGCTTCCGAACAGGGACTGTGCGTATGCGGAAGCCGTCACGGGAACATCCCCGCGTTTGCCATCGGCAATCACGATCAGTCCTGCTTGCTTTGCAGCTTGAACGGTCTCGGCGAGCGCCCGACATCCGGGCGCGCCGAGCCGTTCGAAGCAAGCCATTTGCAGTTTCACGCCGGCGCACTCTGCGCCGACGGCCGCGATCACCGATCTGCAGTGCTGGGAAACCGCGCCTGCTGCGACATCCGCCGGCGACCTGCCGGACGACCCGGAGACTTCCCGGGATTCTGTGGACGTCGCACCGGCGACTGCCTCGGTCGCACCGTCATCGGTCTCGACCTGAGTCGGCCAAAGTTTGGCCGGGTCCGGATCGAGACCGAGGACGAGTTGACTCTCTCGTTTCTCAACGAGCCCTGCGAGGCGGTCGCCAAAGGGTTGATGCGAAGCCTCGATCAGCCGCCCTTGACGGTCTGCTTGAGCTTTGCACCGGCCGAGAACTTCGGCACCTTGCTGGCCTTGATCTGGATCGTCTCGCCGGTCTGCGGGTTGACGCCCTGACGGGCACTGCGGTCAGACACGCTGAACTTGCCGAAGCCGGTGAAGGCAACTTCGCCGCCACGCTTGAGCGTTTCGGAGATCGTGTCGAGTACTGCGTCAACGGCCTTGGCGGCGTCAGCCGACGTCAGGTCCGTCTTTTCCTTTACCTGGGTGATGAATTCCTGCTTTGTCACAGTTCCTCCTCGAGAGGGATACGTTTTGATTCGTCGGCCAACGTAACTCGTCCACCGGCGGAACATGCAGGATTCATGCGGGTTTGCGCGGAAATTCGACCGTTTTTCGTGATATA is a window encoding:
- the pyrF gene encoding orotidine-5'-phosphate decarboxylase, giving the protein MIEASHQPFGDRLAGLVEKRESQLVLGLDPDPAKLWPTQVETDDGATEAVAGATSTESREVSGSSGRSPADVAAGAVSQHCRSVIAAVGAECAGVKLQMACFERLGAPGCRALAETVQAAKQAGLIVIADGKRGDVPVTASAYAQSLFGSTPTPWGDVPGLGADVATVNPLMGGDSLEPLAQSAWQHGAGVFALVRTSNPGAADIEDLKIEQGDGDTVSDRLAALVDRVGAPMVGEAGLSSLGAVVGATEPAHITRLRAAMPHAVFLIPGVGAQGGKVEDLAAAFTAGRASALITVSRALVNAWEQTDSEPISSAQAAAAELRELIWKVSG
- a CDS encoding HU family DNA-binding protein, coding for MFRRWTSYVGRRIKTYPSRGGTVTKQEFITQVKEKTDLTSADAAKAVDAVLDTISETLKRGGEVAFTGFGKFSVSDRSARQGVNPQTGETIQIKASKVPKFSAGAKLKQTVKGG